A stretch of Aedes aegypti strain LVP_AGWG chromosome 2, AaegL5.0 Primary Assembly, whole genome shotgun sequence DNA encodes these proteins:
- the LOC5575173 gene encoding uncharacterized protein LOC5575173, translated as MIYQLLITLTTVNILTVSAVEDWRSPQLKSFSSAQQDCAVYLLLSNETVQQYVISGYPDELSSLKLINCILVQIHAFDELTGIKDHVITNFFDQPGSCSEYVGRTQECLRTSVPKHCEGQPFERAYRSFQCYYRNYGSLLMDTVRFIPYEQVDRIKHLTESFSIVNTSCKALRELSVGQGFIVENIADPMYTLAVRSGFYDREHGLYLDRLYTQFGKPALLSDATRQCLVRVSQQYQTEPLRLTQLVLQCVESEISTQSLFTETARQVLASNSSYCNVCEQLPSCVTMTPGVTSAAVTTTSAPLSTSTRPPYPSI; from the coding sequence ATGATCTACCAACTTTTGATCACCTTGACCACAGTCAACATCCTCACCGTTTCGGCTGTAGAAGATTGGAGATCTCCACAGCTAAAATCGTTCTCGTCCGCTCAGCAGGATTGTGCTGTCTATCTTTTGCTGTCCAATGAAACAGTGCAACAGTATGTGATTAGTGGATACCCCGATGAGCTCAGTAGCCTTAAGCTGATCAACTGTATCCTTGTGCAAATCCACGCGTTTGACGAACTCACCGGCATCAAAGATCATGTCATTACAAACTTCTTCGATCAGCCAGGGTCGTGCAGTGAATATGTCGGTCGTACCCAGGAATGTTTGCGTACCTCCGTGCCGAAACACTGCGAAGGACAACCATTCGaacgggcttatcgttcgttccAGTGCTACTACCGCAACTACGGAAGTCTGTTGATGGACACGGTCCGGTTCATCCCATACGAACAAGTCGATCGAATCAAACATCTAACGGAGTCATTCTCCATTGTGAACACATCTTGCAAAGCTTTGAGAGAACTCAGTGTGGGACAAGGATTCATCGTCGAGAACATTGCGGATCCGATGTATACCCTGGCCGTTCGATCCGGATTTTACGATCGTGAGCACGGTCTTTACCTGGACCGCCTTTACACACAATTCGGGAAACCAGCTCTACTTTCCGATGCCACCCGCCAATGCCTCGTCCGTGTCTCGCAGCAATACCAAACGGAACCACTTCGACTCACTCAGCTGGTCTTGCAGTGCGTTGAAAGCGAAATATCGACGCAATCGCTGTTCACGGAAACGGCCAGGCAAGTTTTGGCATCGAACAGTTCGTACTGTAATGTGTGCGAGCAGTTACCATCTTGCGTAACTATGACCCCTGGAGTCACGTCTGCTGCAGTGACTACCACTAGTGCGCCGTTGTCGACTTCAACCAGGCCCCCATATCCCTCAATTTAA
- the LOC5575172 gene encoding uncharacterized protein LOC5575172, whose translation MNHQLFITLAILSIITSLAAQDWNSPQLKSFSSAQQECAVYLLLSNETVQQCEVNGYPDDFNCRKLVNCILVQIYAYDERIGIRDNVITNFFEPPKSCSDYVSRTQECLQTTVPKQCGGQPFERAYLSFQCYYRNYGVLLKDAVRFLPYDPSSPKYSVKQIVESFSIANTSCKAIRNLSEGRGFTVENVADALYAFGIRNGFYDLQHGLYVDRLYTQVGVPNLLSEATRQCLACVSQQYNTEPLRITQLVLQCVEKDIATQLWFTQTAQAILASNNSYCNVCEPLRSCVDPTPSTQCGVSLVTTPKNPYPSI comes from the coding sequence ATGAACCACCAACTTTTTATCACCTTGGCCATACTCTCGATCATCACCTCTTTAGCAGCGCAAGACTGGAACTCACCCCAATTGAAATCGTTTTCATCTGCTCAACAGGAGTGTGCTGTCTACCTTCTGCTATCCAACGAAACAGTGCAACAGTGTGAAGTGAATGGATACCCCGATGATTTCAATTGTCGTAAGCTAGTCAACTGTATCCTTGTGCAGATATACGCTTATGACGAACGGATCGGTATCAGGGACAACGTGATCACAAATTTTTTCGAACCTCCAAAATCGTGCAGTGATTATGTTAGTCGTACTCAGGAATGTCTGCAGACCACCGTGCCGAAACAATGCGGAGGACAACCGTTTGAGAGAGCCTATCTTTCGTTCCAGTGCTACTACCGCAACTATGGAGTTCTGTTGAAGGATGCCGTTCGCTTCCTTCCGTATGATCCTTCAAGTCCGAAATACTCAGTCAAACAAATCGTGGAATCCTTTTCCATTGCGAACACATCTTGCAAAGCCATTCGAAATCTCAGCGAGGGACGAGGATTCACTGTTGAAAATGTGGCGGATGCGTTGTATGCTTTCGGCATCCGAAATGGATTCTACGATCTTCAGCATGGTCTGTACGTCGATCGCCTGTACACGCAAGTCGGCGTACCAAATTTGCTTTCCGAAGCCACCCGCCAATGTTTGGCTTGTGTCTCGCAGCAGTACAATACGGAGCCGCTTAGAATTACCCAGTTGGTTTTGCAGTGCGTTGAGAAAGACATAGCGACACAGTTGTGGTTCACGCAAACTGCACAGGCAATTTTGGCATCGAATAACTCGTACTGTAATGTATGCGAACCATTGCGCTCGTGCGTTGATCCAACTCCCAGCACTCAGTGTGGGGTGTCACTGGTGACAACGCCTAAGAATCCATATCCATCGATATAA
- the LOC5575171 gene encoding uncharacterized protein LOC5575171, whose protein sequence is MNVVSLLGIISCVFSVTSAVPFSGWLLGGRQNEETTEARPNFMNKVQQLGERVYERKREFLNGINEKVSNILWIPPLYTTTETSIPPSEPPYVFQSDPQKYTEMDSDEDDVQNVEIYARSSFLSPDDLVNIDAPPEPQNKPTITYNINKNFNILGRIWA, encoded by the exons ATGAATGTAGTTTCGCTTTTAGGAATTATTTCCTGTGTTTTCAGTGTAACTTCCGCTG TCCCATTTTCCGGTTGGCTCTTAGGCGGGAGACAAAATGAAGAAACTACTGAAGCACGACCCAATTTTATGAA CAAAGTACAACAGTTGGGCGAACGAGTGTATGAGAGGAAACGTGAGTTCCTAAACGGTATCAATGAAAAGGTGTCAAATATACTGTGGATACCACCGTTGTATACAACTACGGAAACTTCGATTCCTCCATCGGAACCGCCTTACGTATTCCAAAGTGATCCCCAAAAATACACAGAAATGGATTCGGACGAAGATGATGTACAGAACGTTGAAATT TACGCCAGAAGCAGCTTTCTTTCTCCGGATGATCTCGTTAATATCGATGCACCACCCGAGCCGCAAAACAAACCTACCATAACATATAACATTaacaaaaacttcaatatactTGGGAGAATCTGGGCTTAG